The Arenibacter algicola region GCCATGGCCTCCAATGAACAAGAACAACTGCTGGAAGAAGTAGAGCGTGGGGAAAAGGCAAGTCTTGAGGAATATAATGAGATTTTATATGATAAGGGAGTTGTACTTCCGCCATCCACGGAGAGTATGTTGAAAAGACATAGGGATGCCATTAAATCTTCATTGACTGTGGCCAATATCCATGAGCGAATAGCGTAGGACCTAATATTTTATAAATAGTATATTGGAACCAGATGGAAACATCTGGTTCTTTGCTTTTGGCAACGTTGATAACTCCTAATAAATGCCCTTTCCCTTTAAGTGCTATTTCCTTATTTTTACCACTTCCAATCCCATCACATAAACCCGCTCTATGTACCTTATTTTTGATACGGAAACCACTGGATTACCCAAACGTTGGGATGCCCCTTATACGGACACCGACAATTGGCCGCGCTGTATACAAATTGCCTGGCAGTTGCACGATGCTATGGGCAATTTGGTGGAAAGCCAGGACTATTTGGTGCAGCCGGATGGTTTTAATATTCCCTACGATGCGGAACAGATTCATGGGATTTCTACGGAGTTGGCACAGCAACAAGGGGTTCCGATCGGGGAGGTATTGGAAAAATTCAACGCGGCACTTTCCAAAACCAAGTTTGTTGTAGGCCAGAATGTGGGATTCGATCTAAACATTATGGGTGCCGAGTTCCACAGGTACCAGGTTGAAAATTCCTTACAGGAATTGCCGGTGTTGGATACCTGTACCGAGCATACAGCTCAATTATGTCAGATTCCTGGTGGACGTGGCGGTAAGTTTAAATTACCGACCTTAACGGAACTGCATCAATACTTGTTCGGTGAACCTTTTGGAGAAGCGCACAATGCTACAGCCGATGTGGAGGCTACTACCCGTTGCTTTCTTGAACTGGTGCGTAGAAATGAATATACGGCCGAGCAATTGGATGTGAAGCCCGATTATTTTAAAAATTTCTCCGAGGCCAATCCGCAAGAAATACAATTAATAGGTTTAAAGCACATCAACCTAAAAAAGGCATCAAAAAAAATAGCCGATGCCTTATGGGAGAAAGATTCTGGTGGAATTTCCAAGGAGGAAATAAAGGAAAATTTGGCCACTTTGGAAACGGCAAACTTTGCCCATCTCCATAATCATACACAGTTTTCCATTCTACAATCTACCATTAGTATTCCCGCGCTGATCTCTGCCACAGCAAAAGCTAAAATGCCGGCGGTGGCCATGACGGACCACGCGAATATGATGGGGGCCTTTCATTTTGTTAATGGGGTCATTAACCATAATAAGGGGGTTGTTGCCAGAAACGAAGAAAATTTAAAGCGCTATGAAGCCACTGTAAACGGAACCTTGGAAGAGGGGCAGGAGCCACTACAGGAACTTCCGGAACCAGAGGTGGAGATTACACCGATTATAGGGTGCGAATTTCAAGTTTGCGAGGATCACACCAATAAATCCCAGAAGGATAATGGGTATCAAATAGTAATGCTTGCCAAAAACAAAAATGGATATTTAAATTTGGCAAAAATGTCGTCCATTGCCTTTGTGGATGGGAAGTATTATGTTCCGCGTATAGATAAAAAGGTGATAGAACAGTACAAAGAGGATATCATTGTACTTACCGGAAACCTTTACGGGGAAGTGCCCAGTAAAGTTTTAAATGTTGGGGAGAACCAGGCGGAGGAAGCCTTACTTTGGTGGAAGGACACTTTTGGGGATGACCTGTATATGGAAATTATGCGTCACGGTCAGGAGGATGAAGATCGTGTAAATCAGGTCTTGATCCAGTTTGCCCAAAAGCACAATGTAAAATTGGTTGCCACCAACAACACCTATTATCTGGAAAAGGAGAATGCGCATGCACATGATATTTTGCTTTGTGTAAAAGATGGTGAAAAACAGGCCACTCCTATAGGTCGTGGCCGGGGTTACCGATATGGCCTGCCCAATAAGGAATATTACTTTAAGTCCTCTGATGAAATGAAGGACCTGTTCAAGGATATTCCTGAAGCCATTACCAACATTCAGGAAGTAATAGATAAGGTAGAAACATTTACCCTTGCCCGCGATGTCTTATTGCCTGCTTTTGATATTCCGGAAGAATTTAGGTTCGAAGAGGATAAATTGGATGGTGGAAAACGTGGGGAGAATAAATATCTCCGACATATCACCTATGAAGGGGCTAAAAAGAGATATGGTGAAATTACCCCTGAAATTGATGAGCGACTCGATTTTGAGCTTAAGGTAATTGAGAAGACCGGATATCCTGGTTATTTCCTGATCGTAGAGGATTTTATTAGGGCCGCACGTAATATGGATGTGTCCGTTGGTCCCGGTCGGGGATCCGCAGCAGGTTCCGCAGTTGCCTATTGTTTATGGATAACCAATTTGGACCCTATTAAGTACGATCTGCTTTTTGAGAGATTCCTAAATCCAGATCGTGTGTCCATGCCCGATATCGATATTGACTTTGATGATGAAGGCCGTGGAAGGGTAATGGACTATGTAATAGATAAATACGGTTCCAATCAGGTGGCCCAGATCATTACCTATGGTACCATGGCGGCAAAGTCATCTATCAGGGATACGGCACGTGCCTTGGATCTGCCGTTGGGGGATGCGGACCGTATGGCCAAGCTGATTCCCAATATGTCCAAGTTGAAAAAGATTATTGGGGTCGATGAAAAAACCTTAAAAGAAAAATTCAATAGCGAGGAACTGATCAAGATCAACGAGTTGCTGGCTATTTCCGAAGGTGAAGGCCTGGAGTCGGAAACCCTTAACCAGGCTTATATATTGGAAGGATCGGTGCGTAACACCGGTATACATGCCTGCGGGGTAATTATTACCCCTGATGACATTACCAAGTTCGTTCCTGTTGCCTTGGCGAAGGACTCCGATATGTATTGTACCCAGTTCGATAACTCTGTGGTAGAAAGTGCAGGCTTGCTAAAAATGGATTTCTTGGGGTTAAAAACTTTGACCTTGATCAAGGATACCGTTAAAATAGTAAAGGCCAAACACGGTATAGAATTGGATCCGGAGAATTTTCCCTTGGATGATGAAAAGACATACGAGCTTTTCCAGCGTGGGGAAACCGTTGGGGTGTTCCAGTATGAATCCCCCGGGATGCAAAAACACATGAGGGCTTTAAAACCTACCGTTTTTGCGGATCTTATTGCCATGAACGCCTTGTACCGTCCCGGTCCAATGGAATACATTCCCAGTTTCATAGCCCGTAAGCATGGTACCGAGGAAATTATATATGACCTGGATGCCTGCGAGGAGTATTTGGCAGAAACATACGGCATTACAGTCTACCAGGAGCAGGTAATGCTCCTCTCGCAGAAGTTGGCCGATTTCACCAAGGGTGAGGCCGATGTTTTGCGTAAGGCGATGGGGAAAAAGCAGAAGTATGTCCTGGATAAGATGAAGCCGCAATTTATAAAGCAGGCTTCGGAGAAAGGACATGCCGTAGACAAGCTGGAGAAAATCTGGAAAGATTGGGAAGCATTTGCGGCCTACGCCTTTAACAAGTCGCACTCTACCTGTTACGCATGGATTGCCTACCAGACCGCCTATTGCAAAGCGCATTACCCTGCGGAATATATGGCCGCGGTACTTTCCAATAACATGAACGACATAAAGCAGGTTACCTTCTTTATGGAAGAGTGTAAGCGTATGGGATTACAGGTATTGGGGCCAGATGTAAACGAATCCTACTATAAGTTTGCCGTAAACGATGCCGGTGCGGTCCGTTTTGGCATGGGGGCCGTAAAAGGTGTTGGCCGGGGTGCGGTGGAAACCATAGTTGAGAACAGAAAGAAAGACGGACCTTATAAATCTGTTTTTGATCTGGCCAAACGAATAGATCTAAGGGCGGCCAATAAAAAGGCCTTTGAGAACCTGGCGGTTGCCGGAGGCTTCGATTCATTTGGGGATACTCATAGGGCGCAGTATTTTTATGATGAGGGGGACGGAATTACCTTTTTGGAAAAAGCCATGAAGTATGGGGCCAAATTTCAAGAGAATGAAAATTCATCACAAGTTAGTCTGTTTGGTGAAGCCAGTGATGTTCAGATTCCGGAACCTGTGGTCCCGCCCTGTGAGGAATGGGGCACCATGGGAAAATTGAGAAGGGAAAAAGAAGTAGTGGGAATCTATATTTCCGGTCACCCCTTGGACGATTTTAATGCAGAGATTAAGGCCTTCTGCAATGCGAGCCTTTCCAATTTAAATGATTTGGAGGCTATAGTAAATAGAGAGGTCTCCTTTGCCGGGGTAATTACCGATGTGCAGCACCGGGTTTCCAAAAATGGCAAGGGATGGGCCATGTTTACCATGGAAGATTATACGGATACCTTTGAATTTAGAATGTTCGGGGAGGAGTATTTAAAATATCGTCATTTCCTGATGATCAATTCTTTTGCATATGTCAAGGTGTTTGTACGTGAAGGTTGGATGAACCGAGATACCGGAAAAAAAGGAGATCCCAGGATGCAGTTTAATATGATTATGATGCTGCAGGACGTTATGGAAACCTTTGCCAAAAAACTCACCATTAAGTTGGATATATCACAATTGAAGGAGGAAAGCATATTGGACCTTAAGGATACGTTGGTATCGCATAAGGGCGATCATCCACTTAGTTTTGTGGTGTATGAGATGGAGGAGCAGATAAAGGTAAACATGACCTGTAGAAAACAAAAAATCCAAATATCAAGTGAATTGCTTCTTCAGCTCAATGAAAAAGACGTACATTACAAGTTGAACTAAAGGTTTTAAACTAATATTATGGTCAAAATTCCACGCAAGTGCAATGTGATTAAAAAGAATAGGTTTTATCAATTTAGCCATAGTCAAAACGAATATAATCTTAGTAAGGAAAAGGCAAAATAATTGTCTAAATTTGTATAATATTTAAAAATAACGAAACATGGCATTAGAAATAACAGATGCTACTTTTGATGAGGTAGTTTTAAAAAGTGATAAACCAGTAGTAGTGGATTTTTGGGCAGCATGGTGTGGTCCTTGTAGAATGGTAGGTCCTATTATCGATGAGGTAAGTACCGAGTATGATGGTAAGGCCGTTGTTGGTAAGGTAGATGTGGACGCCAACCAAGAGTTTGCTGCTAAATACGGCGTAAGAAATATTCCAACGGTATTGGTGTTCAAAAATGGTGAAATCGTTAACAGACAGGTTGGTGTTTCCCCTAAAAAGGTATATACCGATGCTATTGATGCATTACTATAGCCTTCACTGATTCCCTAAGGGGAATATAAATGATAAAAAAATCCTGCTGTTAGCGGGATTTTTTTATGCCTAATTTCCAATAAAAAGGGTGGAAGCTCCAGAAAATAGGGGTTGATTACAGCGTATTTAATATGACCTCCCAATTTTTGGGAGTTTCTATTTTCCGATAAGTCAATATCTTCATTATCTTAGCTAAATGAACCTACAATCCGAACTACATAAGGCAAGTTTGTTCCAGAATCTGGAATTATTGGCAGGTCAGGTAGTGGAAGGGTTTATCAGTGGTATTCATAAAAGTCCCTTTCATGGATTTTCCGCAGAATTTGCCGAGCATAAAATCTACAATAATGGGGAAAGCACCAAGCATATAGATTGGAAGTTGTTTGCAAAGACGGATAAGTTATATACCAAGCGTTACGAGGAGGAGACCAATTTACGCTGTCATATGATCTTGGACAATTCGGCCTCCATGTATTATCCAGAGGTTGGTTCTTTGAGTCTTGACAACCTTAATAAAATTGGTTTTGGGGTCCTGGCCATTGCCTCGTTGATGAACATACTTAAAAGACAGCGGGATGCGGTGGGCTTAAGTGTATATAGCGATCAATACAATTTCTATTCTTCGGAAAAGAGTAGTGAAAGGCATCACCAAATGTTGTTGGCCAAATTAAGCGAGATTGGTCAGGAAACAAAACCGGCCAAGCAGACCGAGACCTATACCTATTTGCACCAGATTGCGGAAAAATTAAAAAGAAGAAGTTTAATTGTACTTTTTACGGACATGTTTCAATCTTCCGGGGATGACGGACAGTTGTTCGATGCACTGCGGCATATAAAGTACAATAAACATGAGGTTATCCTTTTCCATATCATGGATAAGGAAACGGAATACTCCTTTGATTTTGAAAATACTCCCAAGCGTTTTCTTGATGTGGAAACAGGGACCCATATTGATCTTTATGCCGATTCTGTAAAAGAAGCCTATGAAAGGGAGGTGGGATCCTACTTCACAGAATTGAGACTAAAATGTGCCCAATATAAAATTAAATATGTGGAGGTAGATGTAAAGGATAGTTTCTCCCTGATAATGAACACCTTTATGGTGGAGCGCCAAAAATTTATGTAGAAACTTGCATTATTTTTATAAAATTGTTTGTGCAATTAAATAAGGGGTGTATATTTGCACTCGCTAAACGCCACGGTTCGGTAGTTCAGTTGGTTAGAATACCTGCCTGTCACGCAGGGGGTCGCGGGTTCGAGTCCCGTCCGGACCGCTAATAAAACAAGGCCTTCACAGATGTGAGGGCTTTTTTAGTTTCTCGTTTATAAACTATTTATAAACATCCAAGGGTTTAGTATTCAATATTTTAAAGAATATTAAAAAGTCATATCTTAAGTCAATATAACGGATCAGTCGAGCAAAGCAACAAAAAGAGAAGGGGAAAAGGTTTAGGTCTATAATCGGAGATTTATAAATAAATATAGCTTTCGGCTTTAAGTTGATACTCCTGAACGAATACGGGTCCTTAGCCTTTGCTGAATTTCTTCATAGATTTGTACATCTACATTTTCTGCTATTTCGAGCGTAACGGCCAAACCATATTTGACAAAAGTACCGTGGCCCAATTTGCTTGCATCTTCCCTGCAATTTATTTTAATATTTAATGAATCCCCATCAACAAAAACATCGGCTTTATCTCCTTCCATGATATCATGTTGTACAGTTCCTGACTGAGCTGCATTAAAGTCATAAGAGAGCCGTTTTAATTCGAGGTGACCATTACGCTTTGGATTATCAAAGTACAAATGGGCAGATCTGTATTTTCTCGTTTTAAAATTCAAGGGACTATGATAAGACAAGGTAACCGTAAGTCTTTTTTTTATTTGTTTTTGACTTATGGTGGTTGGAAGCGGAAAACTATACAAATGGGCATTACCTTTTGAAAGTGCACCATAACCTAGCAACGTAACTCTTTTGTCTGTGCAGTAGAGAATCCTTTCTGGGTCAATATTGCCGTAACCTAGGTACGGTAAAGTGTTTCTTCTGATAGTTTTATTCGCTACTCCTGGCTGATTTTTTACAATCTCTAGCAGTTTTTCGGAACCTTTTCCCCAACCTGCACTGTGCACCAACAAACTTTTAATCAACACAGTTAAATAGTTACTATCCAGAAGTGAACCGTCGTCCAAGGTAAGCGTTGACAGAACTTCGTGCAATTGAACTGCCAGTCTGGAAGTCAGAGCAGCGGAGTTGCTTGTTCCACATAAATATCCTATTCCGTCAGTTCTTCCCTGTTGGGATGGCATAGCCACTTGGCTTCCTGGAGGATTTGCTGCCGAAACGGAGGATTCCATACGCAATATAGTCTGGGCAGGATTTGGTTGTATGGGAGCTTTACGGTATAGTTTTCTTCCGCCCGGCATTAGTATATCCGGCTTTATGCCCTTGCGATAACCAAAACCTATTCTACTTATAGGAGAGGGCAATTCTGGAGAATCGATGACATCTTTTCTTTGATGAAGGTTTCCGGGATTAGAATAATCGCGATGTGTCGCTCCTACCGTAAGATTGTTGATGCTTTCGGATGGGGTCAATATTTTGCGGTTATAGTTGGTTTTGACTATTTCTTGTAGTACAAGGTTCTCAATTTCTTCAATGGAAAGACCATCAAATTCTTGTTCACCTACATTTAAAACTAGTTGTTCAACATAATTTCCTGCACTAATGATAAAAAGGAGGTCAAATTCATACGCTAGCCAATCGAGAAGTTTTGCCCAAGAACTAATATTGAAATGAAATGGTCTGAAAGGATCACCAATGGATAGATTGATAAATCGAACTTTTGGGGCTGTAGGTGCATTTCCATTTTCCCCTACTTTCATTCGTAGTACTGCCCTGTGTATCAAATCAAGTGGGAGTCGGTCATCTGGTAAGGCCTCTTCTTGAAAGTGAGGCAATGAATTTAATTTCATTATGGGCCTCACGTATATCGGTGTATCCAGAACAGCAGAGTTCGGAGCGTTTAAATCTCCATGAAGAATAAGAGAAGCCATAGAAGTTCCGTGAATTCGCGCGTTACTTAGATAATTGGTGGCAAATTCATCGGGGTCATCGACAATCAATCTATTTCTGAGCAATTGATGATTTTCCAATGGCATACCATCGAAAAGTGCTACTACAGGCTCTCTGTTGGTTTTATCAACTTCTACGGTTTTAGTGGTTGGAAGAAGTTCATTTTCTTCTGGAACACGTAATACAGTTTGGCCGACCGGTCGAAAAAATAGAATCTGCTGACTTTTAAGAAATAACACATTGCTGTTTTCGGTTAAGTCATCAAAGGACGCTATCGGGGCTTGGGCAATGAAAGCATGGTAGCCAATCTCAGGAATCATTGTCCTTGAGTTAAGGACACCAAAACCCTCTTGAATTCCAAGTAGAGCGATAACCTCGTTGTAGGCGGCCAAGTTTCTATTTTTATCATCCTTGTATGCCAATTCAATTTCAAAGCGAACATAATCAAAATGGAATGATTTCATTTCATCGATATACTCCTGAAGGCCAGTATCACGAATCCTATCTGCCACTCCATAAGGTCTTATATCCCTTAATTGTTCGAAAATAGTTCTGAACTTTGTAGTACCGCGTTTAAAGTGCTGGTTTTCACTTTCCTTTTGGTATTCGTTCCAGTACTTTAGAAGTTCTTGCAGTGCCCGCTGATTGGTCATTGTAAGATAGAAACGGGTGTCAATGGGCTTATCAGTCGGTTTGTCTTCTTTATCTTTGACATAAAACTCTAGGTCGGCTTCAAGCTCTGCCTCAAATTCCGCGAGAAACTCCATCCCAGGAGTATGTTGGGCAGCCTTGAAAAATTCATCTATTTCACCTGCTGTTTCTAGCACAAGGACCATTTCAGGGATAATATTGTCGATAGAGGATTGTAAGGAGGCTGTTTGGTTAGCAAGCACTGTATCTAATTCGGTGATTCTCGGACCATGTTTGGTAATCTGACTTTGTTTATCTGGGAATCTAATCGAACCGGGACCGCCGGACTTGTTCGACCTTTGTGCCGTGGCAGGGGAAGGAAAAATCAATAAAGGCTTTTTACTCATTTTTCAAAGAGTATTTCTTTTCCATTTCATCCAAACATTCGTCCACGACCCGCTGAACGTTTACCTCAGGAAGTGATAATATATATTTTCTTTCTAGGGCCAGTATAAATTCTTCAACTTCTGAAAAGTTATTTCCAACTAGTTTTGATGCTATTTTGGAAATAGGATATTGTAAATCGTATTTTACCTTAGCCTGAAATTTTCGCAACCAGAGTTCAATCATATCCTTATCCGGTGCTTCAAGTTCCAAACGTATTTGAAAGCGTCTCCATACCGCCTTATCAAGAAGTTCTGGATGATTGGTGGCTGCGACGACTACCACATAACTTGGAAGTCTATCAATTTGTAATAGTAATGAACTGACGACCCTTTTTATCTCTCCTGTCTCATGAATATCGCCACGTTCTTTGCCTATAGCATCAAACTCATCAAAAAATAGGACACATTCCTGTGTTCGTATAAAATCAAACATAGCCTTTAATCGGCTAGCTGTCTCGCCAAGATAACTACCAATAATTCCATCGTAGCGGATAACATAAAAAGGGACCATTAAAGATTGGGCAATAACCTCAGCTAAGGAGGTTTTTCCATTTCCAGGAGGACCCGC contains the following coding sequences:
- the dnaE gene encoding DNA polymerase III subunit alpha, which encodes MYLIFDTETTGLPKRWDAPYTDTDNWPRCIQIAWQLHDAMGNLVESQDYLVQPDGFNIPYDAEQIHGISTELAQQQGVPIGEVLEKFNAALSKTKFVVGQNVGFDLNIMGAEFHRYQVENSLQELPVLDTCTEHTAQLCQIPGGRGGKFKLPTLTELHQYLFGEPFGEAHNATADVEATTRCFLELVRRNEYTAEQLDVKPDYFKNFSEANPQEIQLIGLKHINLKKASKKIADALWEKDSGGISKEEIKENLATLETANFAHLHNHTQFSILQSTISIPALISATAKAKMPAVAMTDHANMMGAFHFVNGVINHNKGVVARNEENLKRYEATVNGTLEEGQEPLQELPEPEVEITPIIGCEFQVCEDHTNKSQKDNGYQIVMLAKNKNGYLNLAKMSSIAFVDGKYYVPRIDKKVIEQYKEDIIVLTGNLYGEVPSKVLNVGENQAEEALLWWKDTFGDDLYMEIMRHGQEDEDRVNQVLIQFAQKHNVKLVATNNTYYLEKENAHAHDILLCVKDGEKQATPIGRGRGYRYGLPNKEYYFKSSDEMKDLFKDIPEAITNIQEVIDKVETFTLARDVLLPAFDIPEEFRFEEDKLDGGKRGENKYLRHITYEGAKKRYGEITPEIDERLDFELKVIEKTGYPGYFLIVEDFIRAARNMDVSVGPGRGSAAGSAVAYCLWITNLDPIKYDLLFERFLNPDRVSMPDIDIDFDDEGRGRVMDYVIDKYGSNQVAQIITYGTMAAKSSIRDTARALDLPLGDADRMAKLIPNMSKLKKIIGVDEKTLKEKFNSEELIKINELLAISEGEGLESETLNQAYILEGSVRNTGIHACGVIITPDDITKFVPVALAKDSDMYCTQFDNSVVESAGLLKMDFLGLKTLTLIKDTVKIVKAKHGIELDPENFPLDDEKTYELFQRGETVGVFQYESPGMQKHMRALKPTVFADLIAMNALYRPGPMEYIPSFIARKHGTEEIIYDLDACEEYLAETYGITVYQEQVMLLSQKLADFTKGEADVLRKAMGKKQKYVLDKMKPQFIKQASEKGHAVDKLEKIWKDWEAFAAYAFNKSHSTCYAWIAYQTAYCKAHYPAEYMAAVLSNNMNDIKQVTFFMEECKRMGLQVLGPDVNESYYKFAVNDAGAVRFGMGAVKGVGRGAVETIVENRKKDGPYKSVFDLAKRIDLRAANKKAFENLAVAGGFDSFGDTHRAQYFYDEGDGITFLEKAMKYGAKFQENENSSQVSLFGEASDVQIPEPVVPPCEEWGTMGKLRREKEVVGIYISGHPLDDFNAEIKAFCNASLSNLNDLEAIVNREVSFAGVITDVQHRVSKNGKGWAMFTMEDYTDTFEFRMFGEEYLKYRHFLMINSFAYVKVFVREGWMNRDTGKKGDPRMQFNMIMMLQDVMETFAKKLTIKLDISQLKEESILDLKDTLVSHKGDHPLSFVVYEMEEQIKVNMTCRKQKIQISSELLLQLNEKDVHYKLN
- the trxA gene encoding thioredoxin, whose protein sequence is MALEITDATFDEVVLKSDKPVVVDFWAAWCGPCRMVGPIIDEVSTEYDGKAVVGKVDVDANQEFAAKYGVRNIPTVLVFKNGEIVNRQVGVSPKKVYTDAIDALL
- a CDS encoding DUF58 domain-containing protein — encoded protein: MNLQSELHKASLFQNLELLAGQVVEGFISGIHKSPFHGFSAEFAEHKIYNNGESTKHIDWKLFAKTDKLYTKRYEEETNLRCHMILDNSASMYYPEVGSLSLDNLNKIGFGVLAIASLMNILKRQRDAVGLSVYSDQYNFYSSEKSSERHHQMLLAKLSEIGQETKPAKQTETYTYLHQIAEKLKRRSLIVLFTDMFQSSGDDGQLFDALRHIKYNKHEVILFHIMDKETEYSFDFENTPKRFLDVETGTHIDLYADSVKEAYEREVGSYFTELRLKCAQYKIKYVEVDVKDSFSLIMNTFMVERQKFM
- a CDS encoding S8 family peptidase, which gives rise to MSKKPLLIFPSPATAQRSNKSGGPGSIRFPDKQSQITKHGPRITELDTVLANQTASLQSSIDNIIPEMVLVLETAGEIDEFFKAAQHTPGMEFLAEFEAELEADLEFYVKDKEDKPTDKPIDTRFYLTMTNQRALQELLKYWNEYQKESENQHFKRGTTKFRTIFEQLRDIRPYGVADRIRDTGLQEYIDEMKSFHFDYVRFEIELAYKDDKNRNLAAYNEVIALLGIQEGFGVLNSRTMIPEIGYHAFIAQAPIASFDDLTENSNVLFLKSQQILFFRPVGQTVLRVPEENELLPTTKTVEVDKTNREPVVALFDGMPLENHQLLRNRLIVDDPDEFATNYLSNARIHGTSMASLILHGDLNAPNSAVLDTPIYVRPIMKLNSLPHFQEEALPDDRLPLDLIHRAVLRMKVGENGNAPTAPKVRFINLSIGDPFRPFHFNISSWAKLLDWLAYEFDLLFIISAGNYVEQLVLNVGEQEFDGLSIEEIENLVLQEIVKTNYNRKILTPSESINNLTVGATHRDYSNPGNLHQRKDVIDSPELPSPISRIGFGYRKGIKPDILMPGGRKLYRKAPIQPNPAQTILRMESSVSAANPPGSQVAMPSQQGRTDGIGYLCGTSNSAALTSRLAVQLHEVLSTLTLDDGSLLDSNYLTVLIKSLLVHSAGWGKGSEKLLEIVKNQPGVANKTIRRNTLPYLGYGNIDPERILYCTDKRVTLLGYGALSKGNAHLYSFPLPTTISQKQIKKRLTVTLSYHSPLNFKTRKYRSAHLYFDNPKRNGHLELKRLSYDFNAAQSGTVQHDIMEGDKADVFVDGDSLNIKINCREDASKLGHGTFVKYGLAVTLEIAENVDVQIYEEIQQRLRTRIRSGVST
- a CDS encoding AAA family ATPase — encoded protein: MARADLLLKLVKSGINGNMTLFKKVVESIIAEEKSKQHHVVAKQLTEALNESNRTNTKTTIQSRLLDEKLDNFLYRIYPNKSLDDVIINDSNEKVIQDFIQEHLRSDLLRSYNLEPRNRILLAGPPGNGKTSLAEVIAQSLMVPFYVIRYDGIIGSYLGETASRLKAMFDFIRTQECVLFFDEFDAIGKERGDIHETGEIKRVVSSLLLQIDRLPSYVVVVAATNHPELLDKAVWRRFQIRLELEAPDKDMIELWLRKFQAKVKYDLQYPISKIASKLVGNNFSEVEEFILALERKYILSLPEVNVQRVVDECLDEMEKKYSLKNE